Proteins encoded together in one Ciona intestinalis chromosome 3, KH, whole genome shotgun sequence window:
- the LOC100175718 gene encoding uncharacterized protein LOC100175718: MPFKKRKFACFSCCGRGSKSKKNSMPETDSIHSCNDTESIDFSNENSDYEETSNFRDSQLLLANTELDCPTARTGTARIITKAPSPTAHLADVHFTAESTNLLNDKAVSFDPKVSPDRTNQIKPGNRTYRKTPHKDKRTEEPLIEDLSVKIVQKVMRSALSYFLVTNCISRSLETFGPIISESNLSLEESSDTISCESSDDDASVVSQFVDDLLRDVIGKLDVREVGQYFIEDELLVPDSDIGSSTTGDLVSDVTSEETIEVSYSDFVEDPARMASSTSSLEWDSYECYRPIGTFI; encoded by the exons ATGCCATtcaagaaaagaaaatttgcATGCTTCTCTTGTTGTGGCCGGGGATCAAAATCCAAGAAAAACTCTATGCca GAGACCGACAGCATACACAGTTGTAATGACACAGAATCGATAGACTTTTCAAATGAAAACTCTGATTACGAAGAAACATCTAATTTTCGG GACAGTCAGTTGCTCTTGGCGAATACCGAACTAGATTGTCCAACTGCAAGAACTGGCACAGCCAGAATAA TTACAAAGGCACCGAGTCCGACTGCTCATCTGGCCGATGTACATTTCACTGCGGAATCTACAAACCTCCTAAATGACAAGGCGGTCAGTTTCGATCCAAAAGTGTCACCCGATCGCACCAATCAAATCAAACCCGGCAATAGAACGTACAGAAAAAcaccacacaaagataaacgAACGGAGGAACCCTTAATTGAAGACTTGTCAGTAAAAATCGTCCAGAAAGTAATGCGTTCTGCCCTCTCGTATTTTCTAGTAACCAATTGCATCAGCCGGAGCCTTGAAACTTTCGGCCCAATAATTTCAGAATCAAATCTTTCATTAGAAGAAAGCTCAG ACACAATCTCGTGCGAATCAAGCGACGACGACGCATCTGTGGTCTCTCAGTTTGTTGATGACCTCCTACGTGACGTCATTGGTAAACTTGACGTTCGTGAAGTTGGGCAATATTTTATCGAGGATGAACTTCTGGTACCGGATAGTGATATTGGATCCAGTACAACTGGAGATTTGGTCTCAGACGTTACGAGTGAAGAGACAATAGAAGTTTCTTACTCCGATTTCGTTGAGG ATCCCGCAAGAATGGCATCTTCTACTAGTTCATTAGAATGGGATTCCTACGAATGCTACCGCCCAATAGGAACATTCATATAA
- the LOC100180884 gene encoding serine/arginine repetitive matrix protein 1-like isoform X2 yields the protein MQVGRKFHSDGDCVTSGRPRRVSDVTSSSSLDIGLFHRAMSRRKTLAEFDSPLSLEFPTEDDEVFGGDVTESQGDASKQRNLSPLERFHAIVVQARARERQLSLERIGEDYEAIMEEEIVSISRDGVSKPGLRRSKYSTSQGEVGLTLKGETITIYPGSQKQSNISLANWKVEKDSPPPKVVEKARTPTPEPPKPPTPPAPKPKTPSPPVSEPPFEYEYIAGHEASVGGNSPMTLSHKSDDIEGIETIVGPSRPMSPESPNAVMENPTPSSSQPNDPSKRRKKTVRSVFRMGLFLSRKNKRKPALSPDAGPTDEPTFNPAPRRHPMVQRRQSRLEMNEPIEDIFSDVKFETIEKIEESSSPNAEYDSDVIEDPDVVVMTSLLEKQASFPSDEAAGRDFVKFDDVTTDNVTTPSSNQDHEHWDDLT from the exons atgcaaGTCGGGCGCAAGTTCCACAGTGATGGCGATTGCGTCACTTCCGGAAGGCCCCGGCGCGTCTCCGACGTCACTTCCTCCTCTTCGCTGGACATCGGGTTGTTCCACCGAGCAATGAGCAGAAGAAAGACACTTGCTGAATTCGACAGCCCTCTCTCACTTGAATTTCCGACAGAAGATGATGAAGTATTTGGTGGTGATGTCACCGAGTCGCAAGGTGACGCTAGCAAGCAACGCAACTTGTCGCCACTTGAGAGATTCCACGCCATCGTGGTGCAAGCGAGGGCGAGAGAACGACAATTAAGTCTCGAGCGAATCGGGGAAGATTATGAGGCAATAATGGAAGAGGAAATCGTTTCAATATCACGTGATGGTGTAAGCAAGCCTGGCTTACGTAGGTCGAAATACTCCACGTCACAAGGAGAGGTCGGGCTGACGTTAAAGGGGGAAAC GATCACCATCTATCCTGGATCTCAAAAGCAAAGCAACATCAG CTTGGCAAACTGGAAAGTAGAGAAGGATTCGCCTCCTCCAAAAGTTGTTGAGAAAGCAAGGACACCTACGCCGGAACCACCGAAGCCCCCGACACCACCTGCACCGAAACCAAAGACGCCCAGCCCCCCAGTGTCAG AGCCACCGTTCGAATACGAGTATATAGCTGGGCACGAGGCCAGTGTTGGAGGCAACTCTCCCATGACGTTGTCACACAAATCAG ACGATATTGAAGGCATTGAGACTATCGTAGGCCCAAGTCGTCCGATGTCGCCAGAGAGTCCAAATGCCGTCATGGAAAATCCGACACCGTCTTCATCGCAACCAAACGATCCAa GTAAACGGCGCAAAAAAACGGTGAGAAGTGTATTTCGCATGGGATTGTTTCTGTCGAGGAAAAATAAGAGGAAACCTGCTCTTTCCCCGGATGCAGGACCAACTGATGAACCAACCTTTAATCCAG CTCCACGACGCCACCCAATGGTCCAACGTCGCCAATCACGTCTCGAAATGAACGAACCGATCGAAGATATTTTTTCAGATGTCAAATTTGAAACCATCGAAAAGATCGAAGAAAGTTCTTCCCCGAACGCCGAGTACGATTCTGACGTCATTGAAGATCCTGATGTAgtagtgatgacgtcattgcttGAAAAGCAAGCGAGTTTCCCTAGTGATGAAGCTGCAGGAAGGGATTTCGTTAAattcgatgacgtcaccaccGATAACGTCACAACCCCTTCCTCCAATCAGGATCACGAGCATTGGGATGatctgacgtaa
- the LOC100180884 gene encoding uncharacterized protein LOC100180884 isoform X1, producing the protein MNKKKGSQKNARLEKYTGNFPLVESFSTASESSFAGIGPRKNSFEKVNSWLCGGNNPKKCETVCAKDGNIFDSFLEYDYPPIPNKLQTLLTYGEYSLFKKWTVLVEGDFVPLSTPAEMGQLSRRKIRIGEIRSLAVTKNWLIICNMRRLYQAERDGVVPAGVSLDIRRLVPLKYLRLFIPRPAQKVIGIQNQMGITKEYQLLEPPTPVAGDAFVAWRNVIGSLNPRHNDDTLFVTLQMFERWSRQHRCRITIYPGSQKQSNISLANWKVEKDSPPPKVVEKARTPTPEPPKPPTPPAPKPKTPSPPVSEPPFEYEYIAGHEASVGGNSPMTLSHKSDDIEGIETIVGPSRPMSPESPNAVMENPTPSSSQPNDPSKRRKKTVRSVFRMGLFLSRKNKRKPALSPDAGPTDEPTFNPAPRRHPMVQRRQSRLEMNEPIEDIFSDVKFETIEKIEESSSPNAEYDSDVIEDPDVVVMTSLLEKQASFPSDEAAGRDFVKFDDVTTDNVTTPSSNQDHEHWDDLT; encoded by the exons atgaataaaaagaaAGGGAGTCAAAAGAATGCTCGACTAGAAAAATACACAGGAAACTTTCCATTGGTTGAATCATTTTCAACCGCTTCAGAAAGCTCATTTGCGGGGATCGGACCAAGAAAGAACTCATTTGAAAAAGTTAACTCTTGGTTGTGTGGAGGAAATAATCCAAA AAAATGTGAAACTGTTTGCGCAAAAGACGGGAATATTTTTGATAGTTTTCTTGAATACGATTACCCTCCAATCCCCAACAAACTACAG ACTCTACTTACTTACGGGGAATACTCTTTGTTCAAGAAATGGACTGTACTTGTAGAAGGAGATTTTGTCCCGCTTTCAACACCTGCGGAAATGGGCCAACTATCACGGAG GAAGATCAGAATAGGAGAAATTCGATCTTTGGCAGTCACCAAAAACTGGCTTATTATATGCAATATGAGAAGATTGTATCAAGCAGAAAGAGATGGAGTTGTACCAGCAGGAGTATCACTTGATATTCGACGCTTAGTACCACTGAAGTATCTTCGACTTTTTATACCAAGGCCTGCTCAAAAAGTAATAG GTATTCAAAATCAAATGGGAATCACGAAAGAATATCAACTACTTGAACCTCCCACTCCAGTTGCTGGCGATGCCTTTGTTGCGTGGCGCAACGTGATTGGTTCCTTGAATCCACGTCATAATGACGACACACTTTTCGTCACGCTTCAAATGTTCGAACGTTGGTCACGTCAGCACCGTTGCAG GATCACCATCTATCCTGGATCTCAAAAGCAAAGCAACATCAG CTTGGCAAACTGGAAAGTAGAGAAGGATTCGCCTCCTCCAAAAGTTGTTGAGAAAGCAAGGACACCTACGCCGGAACCACCGAAGCCCCCGACACCACCTGCACCGAAACCAAAGACGCCCAGCCCCCCAGTGTCAG AGCCACCGTTCGAATACGAGTATATAGCTGGGCACGAGGCCAGTGTTGGAGGCAACTCTCCCATGACGTTGTCACACAAATCAG ACGATATTGAAGGCATTGAGACTATCGTAGGCCCAAGTCGTCCGATGTCGCCAGAGAGTCCAAATGCCGTCATGGAAAATCCGACACCGTCTTCATCGCAACCAAACGATCCAa GTAAACGGCGCAAAAAAACGGTGAGAAGTGTATTTCGCATGGGATTGTTTCTGTCGAGGAAAAATAAGAGGAAACCTGCTCTTTCCCCGGATGCAGGACCAACTGATGAACCAACCTTTAATCCAG CTCCACGACGCCACCCAATGGTCCAACGTCGCCAATCACGTCTCGAAATGAACGAACCGATCGAAGATATTTTTTCAGATGTCAAATTTGAAACCATCGAAAAGATCGAAGAAAGTTCTTCCCCGAACGCCGAGTACGATTCTGACGTCATTGAAGATCCTGATGTAgtagtgatgacgtcattgcttGAAAAGCAAGCGAGTTTCCCTAGTGATGAAGCTGCAGGAAGGGATTTCGTTAAattcgatgacgtcaccaccGATAACGTCACAACCCCTTCCTCCAATCAGGATCACGAGCATTGGGATGatctgacgtaa